Proteins found in one Salmo salar chromosome ssa26, Ssal_v3.1, whole genome shotgun sequence genomic segment:
- the dhso gene encoding sorbitol dehydrogenase: MEKENLSVVLHSQGDLRLEQRPIPEPGPNEVLLQMHSVGICGSDVHYWQNGRIGDFVVKKPMVLGHEAAGRVVKVGSAVKNLKEGDRVAVEPGVPREMDEFFKSGNYNLSPTIFFCATPPDDGNLCRFYKHSANFCYKLPDNVTYEEGALIEPLSVGIHACRRAGVTLGSSVLICGAGPIGLVCLLVAKAMGASQVVISDLSADRLVMAKELGADFPLTVKRGDGPEELAKRVEGLLGAQPHITIECTGVESSVQTAIYATRPGGVVVLVGLGAAMTTIPLLNAALREVDIRGVFRYCNTWPMAIAMLASKKVNVAPLVTHRFPLEQAVQAFETTRKGQGVKIMLKCDKTDQNP, encoded by the exons ATGGAAAAAGAAAACCTGTCCGTGGTGTTGCATTCCCAGGGTGACCTCAGACTG GAACAACGACCCATCCCTGAACCAGGTCCAAATG AGGTGTTGCTTCAGATGCATTCAGTTGGGATCTGTGGGTCGGATGTGCACTACTGGCAAAATGGACGCATAGGTGACTTTGTGGTAAAGAAGCCCATGGTGCTGGGGCATGAGGCCGCTGGTCGGGTGGTGAAGGTGGGCTCAGCGGTGAAGAACCTCAAAGAAG GGGATAGAGTCGCCGTAGAGCCAGGTGTCCCTCGCGAGATGGATGAGTTCTTCAAATCAGGAAACTACAATCTTTCCCCCACCATCTTCTTCTGTGCCACACCGCCTGACGATGGGAATTTGTGCAGATTTTACAAACACAGCGCCAACTTCTGTTACAA GCTGCCTGACAATGTGACATATGAGGAAGGGGCTCTGATTGAGCCGCTGTCTGTGGGTATTCACGCCTGCCGCAGAGCTGGAGTGACCCTGGGCAGTAGTGTACTTATCTGTGGGGCAG GACCAATTGGGCTGGTCTGTCTGCTGGTGGCCAAGGCTATGGGTGCCTCACAGGTGGTCATATCTG ACCTGTCAGCAGATCGCCTGGTCATGGCGAAGGAGCTGGGAGCAGACTTCCCTCTGACTGTGAAGAGAGGGGATGGGCCTGAGGAGCTGGCTAAGAGAGTGGAGGGACTGCTGGGAGCACAGCCTCATATCACCATTGAGTGCACCGGTGTGGAGAGCAGTGTCCAAACTGCCATTTAT GCTACACGTCCTGGAGGAGTGGTGGTTCTAGTGGGGTTGGGTGCAGCGATGACCACTATCCCACTGCTTAATGCTGCTCTCAGAGAGGTGGACATCAGAGGGGTCTTCCGCTACTGCAACAC CTGGCCAATGGCTATAGCGATGCTGGCCTCTAAGAAGGTGAACGTGGCGCCCCTGGTGACCCACCGGTTCCCCCTGGAGCAGGCTGTGCAGGCCTTCGAGACCACACGCAAAGGACAAGGGGTCAAGATCATGCTCAAGTGTGACAAGACTGACCAGAACCCCTGA
- the terb2 gene encoding telomere repeats-binding bouquet formation protein 2 produces MFTNRTAWFSNSVRRGSRWFWVSEGGGITSWETADYLFSEDAACPDTERIFESVDYAENRLTVFHSFYLAACEKCHSVKSVCIGHYVLPPISVQEVVKAVVGRFIWEQEDNAKAVDTEDSDDRLALGNRQKEEDYSGGCCDHTDINSCHEVPFLDTPDTPQREGALCCEVQHYPVNNMVTGYVSIDELRTYSGELQDFLPGHCGSSVSKKRRSTVDIA; encoded by the exons ATGTTCACAAATAGAACGGCATGGTTCTCAAATAGTGTGAGACGAGGAAGCCGTTGGTTTTGgg TATCTGAGGGTGGAGGTATTACAAGTTGGGAGACAGCAGACTACCTTTTCAGTGAGGATGCCGCCTGTCCTGATACAGAAAG GATATTTGAGAGTGTGGACTATGCTGAGAACAGGCTAACAGTTTTTCACAGCTTCTATCTAGCTGCCTGTGAGAAATGCCACAGTGTCAAGTCGGTGTGCATCGGTCATTATGTGCTGCCTCCTATCTCTGTCCAGGAGG TGGTGAAAGCAGTGGTTGGGAGATTTATTTGGGAGCAGGAGGATAATGCAAAGGCTGTTGATACAGAG GATTCAGATGACAGACTGGCATTGGGCAATAGGCAGAAGGAAGAAGACTACAGTGGAGGTTGCTGTGATCACACAGACATCAATAGTTG CCACGAGGTACCCTTTCTGGATACTCCGGATACTCCACAAAGAGAGGGGGCTCTGTGTTGCGAAGTACAACATTACCCAGTTAATAACATGGTTACAG GATATGTCAGTATTGATGAACTGAGGACTTATTCAGGAGAACTTCAAGACTTCCTACCAGGCCATTGTGGTTCTTCAGTCTCTAAAAAAAGGCGCTCCACAGTAGATATTGCTTAA